In a single window of the Nicotiana tomentosiformis chromosome 10, ASM39032v3, whole genome shotgun sequence genome:
- the LOC104117884 gene encoding chaperone protein dnaJ 16: MPGHKSKSEKSEAEKTLRRDPYEVLGVSRNSTDQEIKSAYRKLALKYHPDKNANDPKAADMFKEVTFSYNILSDPDKRRQYDSAGFEAVESESQELELDLSSLGTVNTMFAALFSKLGVPIKTTVSATVLEEALNDSVPIQPLPLGQPLCRKVEKQSAHFYSVNITEKEAMGGLVCRVYSREKSKFKLLYFDQEENGGLSLALQEDSSKTGKVTSAGMYFLGFPVYHMDQTQNSVTAAKDPDSAFFKKLDGFQPCEITELKTGTHVFAVYGDNFFKSVSYTIEAVCAAPFTEEKENLRAIEAQLLSKRVELSKFETEYREVLAQFTEMTSRYAQEMQAIDELLKNRNEIHASYTTLPAIKRSSSNRSKNRGGSKEASEDGPVRDKKASRDRTKKKKWFTIPLKVDKRKPC, encoded by the exons ATGCCGGGGCATAAGTCAAAATCAGAGAAGAGTGAAGCAGAAAAGACACTAAGGAGGGACCCTTATGAGGTATTAGGTGTCTCAAGGAATTCTACAGATCAAGAAATTAAAAGTGCTTACAGGAAATTAGCTTTGAA GTATCATCCTGACAAGAATGCAAATGATCCTAAAGCAGCGGACATGTTCAAAGAGGTCACCTTTTCATATAACATTTTATCTGATCCAGATAAAAGGCGTCAATATGACTCAGCTGGTTTTGAG GCTGTTGAGTCAGAAAGCCAAGAATTGGAGCTTGATCTTTCAAGTTTGGGAACTGTAAACACTATGTTTGCTGCACTTTTTAG TAAACTTGGTGTGCCAATAAAAACCACAGTCTCTGCAACTGTTCTTGAGGAAGCCTTAAATGATTCAGTACCTATACAACCACTTCCACTTGGGCAACCTTTGTGTAGGAAG GTAGAAAAACAATCTGCTCACTTCTACTCTGTTAACATAACAGAAAAGGAAGCGATGGGGGGCCTTGTCTGCCGAGTTTATTCACGAGAAAAAAGCAAATTCAAG CTATTGTACTTTGACCAAGAAGAAAATGGCGGACTGAGCCTTGCATTACAG GAAGATAGTTCAAAAACAGGGAAAGTCACATCTGCCGGCATGTATTTTCTAGGATTCCCAGTTTATCACATGGATCAAACCCAGAACTCG GTAACAGCTGCAAAGGATCCAGATTCGGCATTTTTCAAGAAACTGGATGGATTTCAACCATGCGAGATAACCGAGCTAAAAACTGGCACTCATGTCTTTGCAGTTTATG GTGACAATTTTTTTAAAAGTGTGAGCTACACCATTGAAGCTGTTTGCGCTGCACCTTTTACTGAGGAAAAAGAGAATCTTAGAGCAATAGAAGCTCAACTTTTGTCAAAAAGGGTGGAACTTTCTAAGTTTGAAACAGAATATAGGGAG GTCTTAGCGCAATTTACTGAGATGACAAGTAGATATGCACAAGAAATGCAAGCT ATCGATGAGCTTCTTAAGAACCGCAATGAAATTCATGCTTCCTATACAACTCTTCCCGCAATAAAGCGTAGTAGTAGCAATCGAAGTAAGAATAGAGGTGGTTCCAAGGAGGCCAGTGAAGATGGTCCAGTAAGAGACAAGAAGGCTTCAAGAGACCGCACAAAGAAGAAGAAGTGGTTCACTATTCCCTTAAAGGTTGATAAAAGGAAGCCTTGTTAA